The Thermovirga sp. genome segment AACTGGGAACCGATAACGCCAGCGAGATGATAAGGTTTCTGCTCCTCAACGTGCTGGATTCAGCCTGGAAGGAGCACCTCCTGGCCATGGATGAACTGAGAAGGGGGATCGGCCTGCGGGCTATAGGACAGAAGGATCCACTTCTTGAATACCAGTTTGAATCCTATAATCTTTTCCAGGAGATGATGGAACGGATCCGGCTCTCCTTCGCCCAGTACTTTTTCAGGGTCACGGTGATGACACCGGAGTCGGAGCCCGCCAAGACCGTGGGCTCCCGGAGGGAGATCCGTGATGCGGTACTGCCGCCTCCAACCGGTGGTCCGGATGATTCCCCGCGATCCCAGCCGGTAAGAAGCGCTCCGAGGATTGGAAGGAACCAACCTTGCCCCTGCGGCAGCGGTAAAAAGTATAAGCATTGTTGCGGTAAGAACGTCTGAGAACTGGATCGGCCCCTGTCGCATCCACGAATACGAGGGAGTGATTCCTTTGAGATCGAGATCCTTCTTTTTAACGCTGGTCCTGTCGGTAGTGTTCATCCTTTCCGGGACGGCCCATGGGCAGGACATTCCGGCTCTTCTCTCGAAATCCCTGGATGAGGCGCCTTCCCTGGAAACCTTGGGATCGGGGAAGGGGACCGTGATCCTGAGAGATATCAATTTTCGGCTTTTGGCCGATGGAAGAACGGAGCGGGTTACGACCCTCTTTCTTCATGAAGGCGAGGAGCTCCCGGACAGATGGAGAAACTGGGAGATCGTCATCCCCGAGGGAGGCGAGGCCTCCGTCCTGGAATCAGCGCTTTATGACCCTAACAGCCGCCGGATCCGGTTCCCCCTGATCCCGAGGGAGATCGAAAGAGGTGGAGTCCGGGTCATCGAGGTGAGGTTTCCCAACAGCTTCGAGGACAATATCCTCGCCTTATCCTATCGCGAAGTCTTTCCGACGAGGATGAACCTCGAGGATGCTGTCCCCATCGACCTTGACCTGGCCCAGTGGGAACAGAGGATCACCTTGGAGCTGCCCTCCGGAGCCGAACCAGCCTGGCAAGGGGAAAATCTTCCCGATCCCCAGGTGAGCAGGAGCGGCGTCGAGGATACCTATACCTGGAGCATCATCAATACCCCTGTCCTCGAAGAATCCTCCCTCTCCCCGGAGAAGGGGCGCTGGTTGATATTCAGCCTCAGGAAGGGCCTTCAATACTCGCTTGGTGCCGTCTCCACGTTGGCCGCCTCCCTCGAAGCTACCCCCCCTTCGCGGGTAGCTTCCTTCATGAATGATCCCGACAAGTCGA includes the following:
- a CDS encoding preprotein translocase subunit SecA — translated: LGTDNASEMIRFLLLNVLDSAWKEHLLAMDELRRGIGLRAIGQKDPLLEYQFESYNLFQEMMERIRLSFAQYFFRVTVMTPESEPAKTVGSRREIRDAVLPPPTGGPDDSPRSQPVRSAPRIGRNQPCPCGSGKKYKHCCGKNV